The DNA region GCTTGTCCTTCAGCAGCTCCGGCACGTCTTCCTGAACAATGCGCAGGGCAATGCCTTCCACAATGGCGGTTTTCCCCACCCCCGCCTCACCAATAAGCACGGGGTTGTTTTTTGTGCGCCGAACGAGCACCTGCATCACCCGGCGGATCTCTTCATCCCGGCCGATCACGGGGTCCAGGCGCCCTTCCCGGGCCAATTGCACCAGGTCACGACCATAACGCCGCAATGCCTGAATCTTGTCTTCCGGACTGGGATCCGTAACCTGGCGGTTGCCGCGAATCTCCATCAATGCGGACATGAAGGCATCGGCGGTCACACCGGCTTCCCGCAGCAATCCGCCGATATGAGAATCCTCTATCAGTGCCAGAAAAAGATGCTCGGTTGAAATGTATTCATCTTTGAAACGATCGGCGATCTGCATGGCTTTGCGCAGGATCCGGGAGAATCCCCTGGAAGCCGCTCGATCACCGCCCTGAACGGAGGGCCGGGTTGACAACTCTTCCTCCAGCCGGGATGCCGCCCGGCCGGGGTCCGCGCCGATTTTTTTCAGGGTCGCCGCCACCATTCCTTCTTTGTCCAGCAAAAGGGCTGCTGCCAGGTGAATCGTGTCCACCTCCGGGTGACTTCTCTCCTCGGCGATACGCACACCCTGTTCCACGGCCTCATTGGCTTTGAGGGTGAATTTATCTCTGGTCATTACTATCCTCCCATACTTGAACCCGAAATATCTATTGATCCGGTGTAAAAATATTATAGTCCCAAAACGTGCCCCTGTCAACAATATAACATAATTATTATCATATTATTATTAGTGTGCACATATCAAGTTGGTGGCGCTGTTTCTCGTTTACTCGCGGTTCCGCTTGTGCTAATCTCTGTACATGACCGCAACAAAAGACGATATGACCCAAAAAGCCATGGAAGGGATTCTGACACTGGAGCGGGAGCAGCAGGGTCACGCCCGTGTCGTTCACATCCCCTCCTTTTCCGGCGACTTCCACGATTATCCCGATGAACTGGCCAGGGAAGTGGTTGACCTTTTTGCCCAACGGGGAATTCAACGTATATACTCGCACCAGGCCCGGGCCCTCCGCCACATCCTCGCCGGCCGTCACGTGGTGGTGGCCACACCTACCGCATCAGGAAAGACCTTGATCTACAATGCCGCCAGCCTGAACGCCCTGGCGGCTGACCCGGCGGCCAAGTCTCTCTATATCTTTCCCACCAAGGCCCTGTCCCAGGATCAACTGGCTGAATTATTCGATCTCAACCGCCGTATGGGAGACCGTCTCGGCCTGCACACATATGACGGCGACACCCCCCAATCGATGCGCCGTTCCATCCGCCGCCAGGCCCAGATCGTTCTCACCAATCCCTACATGCTGCATTCGGGTATCCTTCCCCACCATACAAAGTGGATCAGCCTGTTCGAGAACCTGCGTTTCGTAATTCTCGATGAGCTCCATACGTACACGGGCGTCTTCGGCTCGCACATGGCCAACGTGATACGCCGCCTGCGCCGGATCGCCCGGTTTTACGGCAGTGATCCCGTATTTATCATGTCGTCGGCTACCATTGCAAACCCGGAGGAACTGGCGGAACGGATTATTGAATCCCCGGTAGAGGCCGTCCTCGAAAGCGGCGCACCCAGGGGAGAGAAACACCTGGTTTTTTTCAACCCACCGGTAGTGAACCGCCAACTGGGAATCCGGAAATCGTATGTTTCCATGGCCCGGCACATCACCGGCATCCTGGTCAAAAACGGGTTGCAGGTGATTGTGTTCGCCAACTCGCGCCTCAACACGGAGATCCTGGTCAAGTATCTGAAAACCGACCTTGAAAAGCATTTCACCTCAGCCGGCACCGTACGCGGGTATCGCGGGGGATACCTGCCCAAAAAACGTCGTGAAATCGAGAAAGGGCTCCGGGAAGGCCGAATCAAGGCCGTGGTCTCGACCAACGCCCTGGAGTTGGGCATTGACATCGGCGCCCTGGATGCGGCTGTGCTGGCCGCATATCCCGGAACCATCGCGTCCACCTGGCAACGGTTGGGTCGCGCCGGTCGCCGCAGCGACGGTGCAATTGGTGTTTTGATTTCATCGTCTTCTCCGGTTGACCAGTTCATTGCCGGCCACCCAGAGTACTTCACCGAGTCGTCTCCCGAGCAGGGACGCATCAATCCCGACAATTTGTCTATTCTGATCGAGCATATCAAGTGCGCCGCCTTTGAGCTGCCCTTTTCCGACACGGAAACCTTCGGTGGCGAAGACCTCAAGGAAATCCTCAATTACCTGGCTGAGCATCAGGTACTCTATGCCAGGGAAGGAAAGTGGTTCTGGACCACGGAAGGTTACCCCGCGGACACCGTAAGCCTGACGCGCGTCACCTCGGACAACTTCGTGGTGGTGGACCGCACCGGACCGGAGCAGGTAATCGCTGAAGTCGATTTCTCTTCCGCCCTGGAGACCCTCCACCCCAAGGCCATCTATATACTTGAAGGCGTTCAGTACGTGGTGGAAGAATTCGATTACGAAAACCGCAAGGCGTTTGTACGGGAATCCCAATCCGACTACTTCACCGACGCCATCACCAACACGAAAATCTCTATTCTGGACCGCGAGGATGAAACCCGTTCCCATCCGCTGACCACTGCTTTTGGAGACGTGCACGTATTCTCCCAGGTCGTCGGTTTTAAAAAACTCAAGTTCTTTACCAACGAAAACGTGGGCGCCGGCAATCTGCAACTCCCGCAACAGGAAATGCACACCACTGCATTCTGGTTCACCATCAGCGCCGAACTTCTGGAGGATCTTGATGTTCCGGCGGAAGACAAGATCGAGGCAGTCAACGGCCTGGCGTATCTCATGCGCCATATGGCCTCGGTAATTCTCATGTGCGCGCCCCGGGACCTGGGAGTCGCGGTGGAAGACAACCTCACCCAGAGCAGTATTCCCCGGGTGTTTCCCGGAAGCGGATTCGTGCCGAACGAACGGTTTGAACCATCGGTGTACATCTACGACAACTACCCTAATGGCATCGGCTTCTCCGACACCCTCTATTCCCAATCCGGTTCCTTGCTGGAAGACACCTTGTCCGCTCTAAAGCAATGTCGCTGTGAACGCGGTTGCCCGTCCTGCGTCGGCCCTCCGATCCGCACTGACGGCCATCACAAAGCAGCGGCACGCTTCCTGCTGGAGCGGTTGCTGGGGGTGGGGATTAATTGAAGAAGGTGACAGGTATCAGGTGACAGGAGACAGGAGACAGACAAGTTGACAGCAGGACGGGTCATTTTTTGTTTTCATGGGCGAGCGCCACGATCTCTTGAAAAAAAGGTTTGAACTCTTCAGGTAAAGCCAGGTAAGGAATCAACACAAAGTCACGCACAACACGGCTGCGTTTGATGGCTGGAATCTGGTCAACCGATTGGACGGCAAAACGCAGTATTTCCCCATCGGCGAAACGATAGAGCTCAATGGGTATCATGTGATGCACCACGCAGTATGCGGCACCCAGGCGCTTGACCAGGTGATGGTCCAGCTTAAGCGAACTCAGGTCGATTCTTTCCACCACTTTCTGGTCGGCAAGAAAGAGCGAAAGCTCCTCCACGGTCAAAGCATCCATCATCACCAGAATTTCACCCAGGGGTTTGCGCATGAAGGCTTGTTTTTCCACGGCTTCGCTCAGTGCGTCCGGAGTGATCTTGCCCGCCCGCAACAACATTTCTCCCAGACGCGAGTTGCGATGACTGAGCAGGAGCTTGCGCCTTTCATGCAGACATTGCGGGCATTCCCGCCAGAAGCGGTTGCGGAAATCATCTTTAACCCCACAGAAACACTTCAGGCAAAAGGGGCACACGGTTGTGGGCTCAAAATGATTGCATAATACCGTATCCACTGCATTGTACGTGGCGGCGCAATTCCAACACTCCACCAGGTACTCTTCCATCTGTTCTCCCAAATGTACGACTGTATTGCGTTGATCCGTTTGGTACTATGATAATGGAAACTCCGCATTCAAGCAACCCCCATGTTGCGCCGTTGAAATCCGATCAAACCACGGTTATAATCAAGGGTGTCCCCCACGGAAAAATCAGACGGGAAAACGGAGCGATCACCATGGAAGAACGCCTGTATGAAATCCAACGATTCTATGTCCAAAGCAACGGCGTGCGCGAATACGAGATCGAGTTCCTGGGAAGGGGCATGAAGGTAACCCGACTCACTTTTAAAGATATCGAGGGCGTGGAATTCCGTTCACAGGGGAACTCAGAGATTCAAACCGCTTTCTGCAATCTGGATCAGGATTCTCCCCGACTGTGGAATGTGCAGTTCGCGTATCCCGTACACCTGAGTGTACGCACTGCCGACAAAGTGATCATCCAGGTGAGATAGGTTTACAATTCCATGATTTCCAATGAAATCCTGCGCAAGGTCCGGCGCATTGAGATTATTTCGCGCAAAGCGTCCAAAGAACTCCTGGCCGGAGAGTACCATTCCGCTTTCAAAGGCAGGGGCATGGAGTTTTCTCAAGTACGAGAATACGAGCTCGGAGACGACATTCGCCTGATCGATTGGAACGTCACTTCACGTACAGGGCACTTATACGTGAAACAGTTCGTGGAAGAACGCGAAATGACGGTGATCCTGGCCCTTGATCTTTCCGCTTCCCTGGCCTTTATTTCCCGCGGCAAGATTAAGCGGGAAGTGGCCGCGGAAATTGCCGCCCTGATTGCGTTTACCGCCATGTTGAACAACGACAAAGTGGGACTGCTCCTGTTTACGGATACCATTGAACGCTACATCCCCCCGCAAAAAGGGCGGACCCATTTGCTGCGCATCATCCGTGAAATCCTCACCTTCTCACCAAAATCCGTCGGCACCTCAATTCATACCGGGTTGACTTACCTGAACCGAGTGAGCCGCCGCCATGCCATTGTCTTCCTCATTTCCGACTTCCTGGACCACGGCTTTGAGCCCCCCCTTAAAGTGGCGGCCCGCAAACATGACCTGGTGGCCGTGCGCATCCTGGACCCCCGAGAACGCAGCATTCCCCGACGGGGAACATTTCGCGCCCGCGATCTTGAATCCGGCCGGGAATTTCTGTTGGATTTCTCACGCCGCCATACCGTCAAGGCCTTTTCAGCCGCCCTGTTGGAGCGGGAAGAACGCTTGCAAACGTTTTTCCGCCGCATTCATGTCGACAGCATTGATGTGCCGGACGACTCAAGCCCGGAAAAACCCCTGTTTGACTTCTTTCTGCGCCGGCGCAGGAGATTCGGACGATGACGGCCGCTCGCGTGACAGCCTGCGTTTTTCTCTTTTTGTGTCTCGACCTGGGCGCGCGTACCCAGGCCGGTTTATCCGTTGCGCCCGGCGAAGCTGCTGTGGGAGACCCGGTCACCTTCCGGGTGATTGTACAAACCGACACACCACATGACCGCATCCGCCTGGAAACGGGAGGCGGGGGCCTGGTCTGGGAGGAAACGGCCCGCCGGCATTTGCCGCCTCGCGAAATGAACGGAGTCCTCATCAGAGAGGTCCGGGTAACCGCGGCATTTTTCCGTACGGGCAAACACCGGGTCGGTCCTTTTCGGCTGATCCTGGAAAGAGACAACCTCCAGGTCGAAGAAACCGCCACGCACTCGGTTGGCATACACATTCTCAGTGTGTTGACCGAATCCCAGGAAGATATCGCTGATCTAAAACCACCACTCCCGGTACAAGGAAATCCCGTACGATCCCTGCCATGGATCGCCGCGGGTATCATCCTGTCGGCCGGTGTATTTCTGGCATGGAAGCGTTTACAGAGACGGCGCGGGCACGTATCGCCGGCACAACCCCCGCTCCACCCCCTGGATGAAATGGAACGGGATCTGGCCCGCCTCATGGCGTTGCGTTTGTTTGGTCGGGGTCAAATCAAGGAGTTTTGCCTGCGCTTGACCCCCATCCTGAAGCGTTTCCTTTTTCGCACGTACGGTTTTAACGCCGCCGACATGACCAGCAAAGAAACCCTGGAACACCTTGCACGCCATGAAGATGACATGCGGATCCGGGAACACTTTTCCTTGTTGCTGGATTTATCCGACCGGGTGAAATTCGCCCGTTTTCAACCGGGGCCGGCGGGGGAAGCCCAATTGGAAGGATATATGCGGGAGATGATTTCCGGCTTTCGCTTGCGGAATGTCCCTGAATCAGAGGAGATGGATGCTTCACCTGGCGAATAAAGCATTCTTACTTTTGCTGGTGCTGATCCCCATCATGGCTTTGTGGTGGCGCTGGCTGCGTCGCAGAGGAGCACGGCATGTGTCGGTCTCCAGCGCGGAAATCTACCCGGACGCGGCATCTATATGGAAAGTACGCGCGATCGCCTCATTGCCCTGGTTACAATTAGCCGCACTGGTCCTGCTCATCGCGGCCCTGGCCAGGCCCCAGATTCTCAACACCTTTCAGGTTGAGAAGCACCGGGGCATTGACATTCTGGTAGCCCTGGACATATCAGGTTCCATGGCTTCAGTAGACTTCAAGCCGCGCAACCGCCTGGAAGTCGCCAAAACCGTGATCGCGGATTTCATTCATCGCCGCCGTTCCGACCGCATCGGCCTGGTGGTTTTCGCCGGCACATCCTTCACCCGCTGCCCCCTCACAATTGATGACTCCATGCTGCTCAATGCTTTGGACGACACCCGCATCGGTGATCTGGAAGATGGAACCGCCCTGGGTATGGCGCTGGCCACTTCGGTCAACCGCATCCGCCATGCTCCGACGGCGACGCGCATCATTATCCTGATTACCGACGGCGTCAACAACCGCGGCGAGATCGCCCCTCGTGATGCGGCCTCGATCGCCAGGGAATTCGGCATCAAGGTTTACACCATCGGTGTCGGTCGTCGCGGTCAGGCACCCTACCCGGTCACGGATGCCTTGGGGCAAAAACGCTTCGCCATGGTAAACGTGGAAATCGACGAAGACCTGTTGAAAGAAATCGCCAGCACGACCGGGGGACTCTACTTCCGCGCCACGGACAAAGACTCTCTCGAACGGATTTTCAGTGAAATCGATCGCTGGGAAAAGAGTGAAGTCTCTTCCCGTCGCGTCGTTCAGGCGCGCGAACTGTTTTCGTGGTTTATGGGTGCTGGGTTGCTGTTGTTGGTGATATCCGCCGTGGC from Candidatus Aminicenantes bacterium includes:
- a CDS encoding DEAD/DEAH box helicase, which translates into the protein MTATKDDMTQKAMEGILTLEREQQGHARVVHIPSFSGDFHDYPDELAREVVDLFAQRGIQRIYSHQARALRHILAGRHVVVATPTASGKTLIYNAASLNALAADPAAKSLYIFPTKALSQDQLAELFDLNRRMGDRLGLHTYDGDTPQSMRRSIRRQAQIVLTNPYMLHSGILPHHTKWISLFENLRFVILDELHTYTGVFGSHMANVIRRLRRIARFYGSDPVFIMSSATIANPEELAERIIESPVEAVLESGAPRGEKHLVFFNPPVVNRQLGIRKSYVSMARHITGILVKNGLQVIVFANSRLNTEILVKYLKTDLEKHFTSAGTVRGYRGGYLPKKRREIEKGLREGRIKAVVSTNALELGIDIGALDAAVLAAYPGTIASTWQRLGRAGRRSDGAIGVLISSSSPVDQFIAGHPEYFTESSPEQGRINPDNLSILIEHIKCAAFELPFSDTETFGGEDLKEILNYLAEHQVLYAREGKWFWTTEGYPADTVSLTRVTSDNFVVVDRTGPEQVIAEVDFSSALETLHPKAIYILEGVQYVVEEFDYENRKAFVRESQSDYFTDAITNTKISILDREDETRSHPLTTAFGDVHVFSQVVGFKKLKFFTNENVGAGNLQLPQQEMHTTAFWFTISAELLEDLDVPAEDKIEAVNGLAYLMRHMASVILMCAPRDLGVAVEDNLTQSSIPRVFPGSGFVPNERFEPSVYIYDNYPNGIGFSDTLYSQSGSLLEDTLSALKQCRCERGCPSCVGPPIRTDGHHKAAARFLLERLLGVGIN
- a CDS encoding DUF58 domain-containing protein; this encodes MISNEILRKVRRIEIISRKASKELLAGEYHSAFKGRGMEFSQVREYELGDDIRLIDWNVTSRTGHLYVKQFVEEREMTVILALDLSASLAFISRGKIKREVAAEIAALIAFTAMLNNDKVGLLLFTDTIERYIPPQKGRTHLLRIIREILTFSPKSVGTSIHTGLTYLNRVSRRHAIVFLISDFLDHGFEPPLKVAARKHDLVAVRILDPRERSIPRRGTFRARDLESGREFLLDFSRRHTVKAFSAALLEREERLQTFFRRIHVDSIDVPDDSSPEKPLFDFFLRRRRRFGR
- a CDS encoding VWA domain-containing protein; the encoded protein is MSLNQRRWMLHLANKAFLLLLVLIPIMALWWRWLRRRGARHVSVSSAEIYPDAASIWKVRAIASLPWLQLAALVLLIAALARPQILNTFQVEKHRGIDILVALDISGSMASVDFKPRNRLEVAKTVIADFIHRRRSDRIGLVVFAGTSFTRCPLTIDDSMLLNALDDTRIGDLEDGTALGMALATSVNRIRHAPTATRIIILITDGVNNRGEIAPRDAASIAREFGIKVYTIGVGRRGQAPYPVTDALGQKRFAMVNVEIDEDLLKEIASTTGGLYFRATDKDSLERIFSEIDRWEKSEVSSRRVVQARELFSWFMGAGLLLLVISAVAQRTWLHELP